The Prevotella sp. E9-3 genome has a window encoding:
- a CDS encoding bifunctional oligoribonuclease/PAP phosphatase NrnA, whose translation MLKEIISQVECEQLQALISQSETILCVCHQNPDGDALGASLGWAEVLRTFFGKATQVIVPDQYPDYLHWMPNTDKIIRYDKHKEGCDWTFQHADLIFCLDFNTSSRVGDMQAALDASPAPRVLIDHHLEPDIPSVITISHPEACSTCELVFRLTWQMGAFEQMTKHFAIPVYCGMMTDTGAFTYNSDNCDVYFIISQLLTKHINKDKIYRNVYHNFSEDRLRLMGYVMYQRLVVDSQRHASYFTLTRQDLKRFNFIKGDAEGLVNMPLQIKGHKLSISLREDTEKENTIWVSLRSVDQFPCNEVAARFFNGGGHLNASGGRLYCSMEEAVKIAQQAILAFENQLK comes from the coding sequence ATGCTGAAAGAAATTATTTCACAAGTGGAGTGCGAGCAGTTGCAAGCACTGATAAGCCAAAGCGAAACCATTCTTTGTGTGTGCCACCAGAATCCCGATGGGGATGCCTTGGGTGCGTCATTGGGTTGGGCAGAAGTGTTAAGAACCTTTTTTGGAAAAGCCACTCAGGTCATCGTTCCCGACCAGTATCCCGACTACCTGCATTGGATGCCCAATACCGATAAGATTATTCGTTACGACAAGCATAAAGAAGGATGCGACTGGACATTCCAGCATGCCGACCTTATATTCTGTCTTGATTTCAATACATCCAGTCGTGTAGGCGACATGCAGGCTGCACTTGATGCCTCGCCTGCACCAAGAGTGCTCATTGACCATCATCTGGAGCCTGACATTCCCAGTGTTATCACCATCTCGCACCCTGAAGCCTGCTCAACCTGTGAGCTGGTGTTCCGCCTCACTTGGCAAATGGGCGCATTCGAACAGATGACTAAGCACTTTGCTATTCCCGTCTATTGCGGCATGATGACCGACACAGGCGCATTCACCTACAACTCTGACAATTGCGATGTTTATTTTATCATCAGCCAGTTGCTCACCAAACACATCAACAAAGACAAAATCTACCGCAATGTTTATCACAATTTCTCGGAAGACCGTCTACGCCTGATGGGCTATGTGATGTATCAGCGTCTGGTGGTTGACAGTCAGCGTCATGCCTCCTACTTCACTTTGACACGCCAGGATTTGAAGCGTTTCAACTTCATAAAAGGAGATGCCGAAGGACTCGTGAACATGCCGCTGCAGATAAAAGGACACAAGCTGAGTATCTCGCTGCGTGAAGATACTGAGAAAGAGAACACTATTTGGGTGAGTCTTCGCTCGGTAGATCAGTTCCCTTGCAATGAGGTAGCAGCACGTTTCTTCAATGGAGGTGGACACTTGAATGCCTCTGGCGGCCGACTTTACTGCAGCATGGAAGAGGCTGTAAAAATAGCCCAGCAAGCCATTCTTGCATTCGAGAACCAGTTGAAATAG
- a CDS encoding DUF4827 domain-containing protein yields MKKLSHLLIIFAGFSFLTACNDYETYADQKAKERDGISDFISYRNIKVIEEAQFHAQGDSTGADEYVYMNNSGVYMQIVNKGSGSAVKDKENVNLYVRFMERSIFDTTTVYTNFYDAYDPDVMNVSRTGNNFTASFTSGLMLNRYSASVPSAWLVPLSYIKVGAPTATENVSQVRLIVPHTQGHTVASSNVYPYFYEITFQRQPGL; encoded by the coding sequence ATGAAGAAATTATCCCATTTGCTCATAATCTTTGCCGGCTTTAGTTTTCTTACTGCCTGCAACGACTATGAGACCTACGCTGACCAAAAAGCCAAAGAGCGCGATGGCATCAGCGATTTCATCAGCTACAGAAATATCAAGGTTATCGAAGAAGCACAGTTTCATGCTCAGGGCGACAGCACTGGTGCAGACGAATATGTATATATGAACAATAGTGGTGTGTATATGCAAATCGTCAACAAAGGCAGTGGATCGGCTGTGAAAGACAAAGAGAATGTCAATCTCTATGTTCGTTTCATGGAACGCAGTATTTTCGACACCACAACTGTTTATACGAATTTCTACGATGCCTATGATCCTGACGTGATGAACGTTTCAAGAACGGGAAACAACTTTACGGCATCGTTTACCTCTGGTCTGATGCTGAACCGCTACAGTGCTTCGGTACCTTCGGCATGGCTTGTTCCATTAAGCTATATTAAAGTGGGAGCTCCTACTGCCACCGAGAACGTGTCACAGGTTCGCCTCATCGTTCCTCACACTCAGGGACATACCGTAGCTTCAAGCAATGTATATCCATATTTTTACGAAATAACATTTCAAAGACAACCTGGTCTATGA
- the glmM gene encoding phosphoglucosamine mutase: MTLIKSISGIRGTIGGPTGDTLNPLDIVKFTTAYATFIGGKKIVVGRDGRISGPMVRDVVCGTLVGMGYEVIDIGLATTPTTELAVRWHEADGGIIITASHNPTQWNALKLLNREGEFLTAADGAEVLRLAEAEAFNYAPVEKLGRVIKDDTMNQRHIQSVLDLRLVDTEAIKARKFRVCADTINSVGGVILPDLFKALGVDFEILNGECTGQFAHNPEPLEKNLQGIMDKMRQGGFDLGIVVDPDVDRLAFICEDGKMFGEEYTLVSVADYVLAHDKGNTVSNLSSTRALRDVTEKHGGKYTAAAVGEVNVTTKMKEVGAVIGGEGNGGVIYPESHYGRDALVGIGLFLSSLAQKGMKASELRKTFPDYQIAKNRIDLTPETDVDAILVKVKEMFAKDPEATVNDIDGVKIDFPNKWVHLRKSNTEPIIRVYSEAQTMAEADEIGKKLMQVVYDMQ, from the coding sequence ATGACATTAATCAAATCAATTTCTGGTATCCGCGGTACTATAGGCGGACCTACGGGCGATACGCTCAATCCTCTCGACATTGTTAAGTTTACAACCGCATATGCTACCTTCATTGGCGGCAAGAAAATTGTGGTAGGCCGTGACGGCCGTATTTCCGGCCCGATGGTACGCGACGTAGTTTGCGGTACCCTCGTTGGTATGGGCTACGAAGTGATTGACATTGGTCTGGCTACCACACCAACCACCGAGTTGGCTGTACGCTGGCATGAGGCCGATGGCGGTATCATCATCACTGCCTCACACAATCCCACACAATGGAACGCCCTGAAACTGTTGAACCGTGAGGGCGAGTTCCTGACTGCTGCCGATGGTGCTGAGGTATTGCGTCTGGCAGAGGCTGAAGCCTTCAACTATGCCCCTGTAGAGAAGTTGGGTCGCGTGATTAAGGATGACACTATGAACCAGCGCCACATCCAGTCGGTGCTCGACCTGCGACTGGTGGATACTGAAGCTATCAAAGCACGCAAATTCCGCGTATGTGCCGACACCATCAACTCAGTAGGCGGTGTTATTCTGCCCGACCTGTTCAAGGCTTTGGGTGTTGACTTCGAGATTCTGAACGGTGAGTGCACAGGTCAGTTTGCACATAATCCTGAGCCCTTGGAGAAAAACCTGCAGGGCATTATGGACAAGATGCGCCAAGGAGGTTTCGACCTGGGTATCGTTGTCGATCCGGATGTGGACCGCCTGGCATTCATCTGCGAAGACGGCAAGATGTTCGGCGAAGAATACACCCTGGTAAGTGTGGCCGACTATGTATTGGCTCATGACAAGGGCAATACCGTCAGCAACCTCTCTTCTACCCGTGCGCTGCGCGATGTCACCGAGAAGCATGGCGGCAAATACACAGCAGCAGCCGTTGGTGAGGTGAACGTTACTACCAAGATGAAGGAAGTAGGTGCCGTGATTGGTGGTGAAGGCAATGGTGGTGTGATCTATCCCGAGAGCCACTACGGTCGCGATGCCCTTGTTGGTATTGGCTTGTTCCTGAGCAGTCTGGCCCAGAAAGGAATGAAGGCAAGCGAACTGCGCAAAACCTTCCCCGACTATCAGATAGCCAAGAATCGTATCGACCTCACTCCTGAAACAGATGTTGATGCCATTCTGGTAAAGGTAAAAGAAATGTTTGCCAAGGATCCCGAGGCTACTGTCAACGACATTGACGGTGTGAAGATTGATTTCCCCAACAAGTGGGTTCACCTGCGCAAATCGAACACCGAACCCATCATTCGCGTGTATAGCGAGGCACAAACCATGGCCGAAGCCGATGAGATAGGCAAGAAACTCATGCAGGTGGTTTACGACATGCAGTAA
- a CDS encoding sodium:solute symporter — MLIIVVIALYFLVLFGISRLMVHRASNSTFFRGERRSPWWLVAFGMVGASISGVTFVSVPGMVLSSGMAYLQLCMGFVLGYLVVAFVLLPVYYKLNLTSIYSYLGQRLGQRSYKTGAWFFLLSKMCGASLKFYVVCMILGTFLGGSKVLFVLITITMVFLIWLYTRRGGIRTLVFTDTFQTLCLFTALLLIIYKVMGQMEFSLTDALHSIVADERSRVFFFDDWASPTLFWKQLLSGLFIVVVMTGLDQDMMQKNLTCKTLKDAQKDMCTYGLAFLPANFLFLALGVLLAQYFEAQGVALPTKGDDLLTMFIANHGEMMMGGSKFFTLHSSLFTLFLVGILAASCSSADSALTSLTTCYCVDIRQKENDERLRRRVHMVMCVWFAAFILLFDAVNSKSLIDAIYTVVSYTYGPLLGLFAFGLFTRHELSDRWVPYVCVASPLLCYTIDQIAKQQFDYHFGYELLLLNGMLTFFGLLALKK; from the coding sequence ATGCTCATTATTGTTGTTATAGCACTCTATTTCTTAGTGCTTTTCGGAATAAGCCGGCTGATGGTGCATCGGGCTTCTAATTCAACATTCTTTCGTGGTGAGAGACGTTCACCGTGGTGGTTAGTGGCTTTCGGTATGGTAGGCGCAAGTATCTCGGGCGTGACCTTTGTGAGCGTGCCTGGCATGGTGCTCAGTAGTGGAATGGCTTATCTGCAGCTATGCATGGGTTTCGTGTTGGGCTATTTAGTGGTTGCCTTCGTGTTGTTGCCTGTTTATTACAAACTGAACCTTACCTCTATTTATAGCTATCTTGGTCAACGACTTGGACAGCGTAGCTATAAGACTGGGGCGTGGTTCTTCCTGTTGTCGAAAATGTGCGGAGCCTCGCTGAAGTTCTATGTGGTGTGCATGATATTGGGAACGTTTCTGGGAGGTTCAAAAGTTCTGTTTGTACTGATTACCATTACGATGGTTTTCTTGATATGGCTTTATACTCGAAGGGGAGGTATTCGTACATTGGTGTTTACAGATACCTTTCAGACGCTTTGTCTGTTTACTGCTCTTCTCCTTATTATATATAAAGTGATGGGACAGATGGAATTCAGTTTGACAGACGCTCTTCACTCTATTGTGGCCGATGAACGCAGTAGGGTGTTCTTTTTTGACGACTGGGCGTCACCAACACTGTTCTGGAAGCAATTGCTCAGTGGACTGTTCATTGTAGTTGTGATGACAGGCTTGGATCAGGATATGATGCAGAAGAACCTGACCTGCAAGACTTTGAAAGATGCCCAAAAGGATATGTGTACCTATGGACTGGCCTTTCTGCCTGCCAACTTCCTCTTTCTGGCCCTGGGCGTTTTGCTTGCACAGTATTTTGAGGCGCAGGGCGTGGCTTTACCCACGAAAGGGGACGATTTGCTGACGATGTTCATTGCCAATCATGGAGAGATGATGATGGGCGGTAGCAAATTCTTCACTCTTCACTCATCACTCTTCACTCTATTCCTAGTCGGCATACTTGCGGCCTCTTGCTCTAGTGCCGATTCGGCACTCACTTCACTGACCACCTGCTACTGTGTAGATATTCGCCAGAAAGAGAATGACGAGCGGTTGCGTCGTAGAGTCCACATGGTGATGTGTGTATGGTTTGCAGCCTTTATCCTGTTGTTTGATGCTGTAAACTCTAAAAGTCTGATTGATGCCATCTATACAGTGGTGAGCTATACCTACGGTCCTCTGTTGGGATTGTTCGCTTTCGGACTATTCACTCGGCATGAGTTGAGCGACCGGTGGGTGCCTTATGTCTGTGTGGCATCGCCTCTGCTTTGCTATACTATTGACCAAATAGCAAAGCAGCAGTTCGATTATCACTTCGGATATGAACTGCTGCTGTTGAATGGAATGCTTACGTTCTTCGGACTCTTGGCGCTGAAGAAGTAA
- a CDS encoding TrpB-like pyridoxal phosphate-dependent enzyme yields MSKQKKFILQENEIPTQWYNIQADMPNKPMPPIHPKTKQPLGVDDLAHIFPRECCVQELDTEHRWIDIPEDVLEKYKYYRSTPLVRAYALEEALGTPAHIYFKNESTNPLGSHKINSALPQCYYAKQEGTTNVTTETGAGQWGAALSYAAKIYGLDCAVYQVKITMQQKPYRSSIMRTFGAVVEGSPSMSTRAGKDILTRDPLHTGSLGTAISEAVELATTTPNCKYTLGSVLNHVGLHQTIIGLEAEKQMQMAGEYPDIVIGCFGGGSNFGGISFPFMRHNLSGERHTEFIAAEPDSCPKLTRGQFRYDFGDEAGYTPLLPMYTLGHNFKPSNIHAGGLRYHGAGMIISQLIKDGYMHGVDIPQLETFEAGMLFARTEGIIPAPESTHAIAATIREANKCKETGEAKVILFNLSGHGLIDMPSYEAFIKGDLQNYSLSDEEIASNVAELDNL; encoded by the coding sequence ATGAGCAAACAAAAGAAATTTATTCTACAAGAAAATGAGATTCCCACACAGTGGTACAACATACAGGCCGATATGCCCAACAAGCCTATGCCTCCTATCCATCCGAAGACCAAGCAGCCATTGGGCGTTGATGATTTGGCACACATTTTCCCACGCGAATGCTGCGTACAGGAACTGGATACCGAGCACCGCTGGATAGACATTCCGGAAGATGTGCTCGAAAAATATAAGTACTACCGCTCTACCCCTCTGGTTCGTGCCTATGCACTCGAAGAAGCATTGGGTACCCCTGCTCATATTTACTTTAAGAACGAATCGACCAACCCGTTGGGGTCGCACAAGATCAATTCTGCCCTGCCCCAGTGCTACTATGCCAAACAGGAAGGCACCACCAATGTGACTACTGAAACAGGCGCTGGACAATGGGGAGCCGCTTTGAGCTATGCAGCAAAAATCTACGGACTGGACTGTGCTGTTTATCAGGTAAAAATTACTATGCAGCAGAAGCCCTACCGTTCAAGCATCATGCGTACTTTTGGTGCTGTGGTAGAAGGCTCTCCCTCTATGTCAACACGTGCAGGAAAAGACATTCTGACACGCGACCCATTGCACACGGGGTCACTGGGCACTGCTATCAGTGAGGCTGTTGAACTGGCCACCACTACCCCCAACTGCAAATACACCTTAGGTTCGGTGCTGAACCACGTAGGTCTGCACCAGACCATCATCGGCCTGGAGGCAGAGAAGCAGATGCAGATGGCCGGTGAGTATCCCGATATCGTGATTGGCTGCTTTGGCGGCGGATCAAACTTCGGCGGTATCTCTTTCCCCTTCATGCGCCATAACCTGAGCGGTGAGCGCCATACCGAGTTCATCGCTGCCGAACCCGACAGTTGTCCAAAGCTCACTCGCGGACAGTTCCGCTATGACTTTGGTGACGAGGCCGGCTATACGCCCCTACTGCCCATGTACACACTGGGCCACAATTTCAAGCCCAGCAACATTCACGCCGGCGGACTGCGCTATCATGGTGCTGGTATGATTATCTCACAACTCATCAAGGACGGCTACATGCATGGCGTTGACATTCCCCAGCTTGAAACCTTCGAGGCCGGTATGCTCTTTGCCCGCACAGAGGGTATCATTCCTGCCCCTGAGAGCACACACGCCATTGCCGCCACCATTCGCGAGGCCAATAAATGCAAAGAGACTGGCGAAGCGAAGGTGATACTTTTCAACCTCTCCGGTCACGGACTGATTGACATGCCTTCATACGAGGCCTTCATCAAGGGCGATCTGCAAAACTATTCACTCTCTGATGAAGAAATAGCCAGCAATGTCGCAGAGTTAGACAATCTTTAA
- a CDS encoding cation diffusion facilitator family transporter, translating to MDRNQQIIRTSYIGVAANVLLATFKAAVGLAASSVAIVMDAVNNLTDVLSSVITIVGTKLSSKPADHDHPFGHGRIEYFSAIIIAIIVLMAGVGSLIESVRKIIEPTEPQYTTVTLIVIIVAIGVKLVLGRYVKATGERLKSDALIASGADALFDAAVTLATLVSAGIMLLWNVNLDGIFGTLISIVILKAGYEMLSSPINELLGSRISPEFVSQLKKEVMSFKEVHGVFDIIMNSYGPDTIIGSLHVSVDETMTAHEIHRLTRSIAQRIYSQFHVILTVGIYAVCTDHGDSGRLQHDVMAFVASQEGVMQVHAFYHYEDRNLITLDVVPEESVKNAATFIEKIKGALHRQFPDYHFSIIADHNYSE from the coding sequence ATGGATAGAAATCAACAAATTATCCGCACCAGTTATATTGGTGTAGCTGCCAATGTGTTGCTGGCCACTTTCAAGGCGGCAGTAGGTTTGGCTGCCAGTTCAGTGGCTATCGTGATGGATGCAGTGAACAATCTGACCGATGTGCTCTCGTCTGTTATCACCATTGTGGGTACCAAACTTTCCAGCAAACCTGCTGACCATGACCATCCTTTCGGTCATGGACGAATAGAATATTTCAGTGCCATTATCATTGCCATCATTGTGTTGATGGCAGGTGTGGGATCGCTGATTGAGTCGGTAAGGAAAATTATTGAGCCTACTGAACCGCAATATACTACGGTGACACTCATCGTGATTATCGTGGCCATTGGCGTGAAATTGGTATTGGGACGATATGTGAAAGCAACAGGCGAGCGTCTGAAAAGCGATGCACTCATAGCCAGTGGTGCCGATGCCTTGTTTGATGCTGCAGTAACCCTGGCCACTTTGGTATCTGCGGGTATCATGCTGCTATGGAATGTCAACCTTGATGGCATTTTCGGTACGCTTATCTCGATTGTTATCTTAAAAGCCGGTTATGAAATGCTTTCGTCGCCTATCAACGAACTGTTGGGCAGTCGTATCTCGCCCGAGTTCGTGTCTCAGCTGAAAAAGGAGGTGATGAGTTTTAAAGAGGTGCATGGTGTGTTCGATATCATTATGAACAGTTATGGACCAGACACCATCATAGGTTCGCTGCATGTCAGTGTGGATGAAACAATGACAGCTCATGAGATACACAGGCTGACGCGTAGCATTGCCCAACGTATCTATTCACAGTTTCATGTTATTCTCACAGTGGGCATCTATGCTGTTTGCACCGATCATGGCGATAGTGGCAGGCTGCAGCATGACGTGATGGCCTTTGTTGCCAGTCAGGAGGGGGTGATGCAAGTACATGCTTTCTATCACTATGAGGACCGCAATCTGATAACGCTCGATGTGGTGCCTGAGGAGAGTGTGAAAAATGCTGCCACTTTCATAGAAAAAATAAAAGGGGCCCTGCACAGGCAGTTCCCCGACTATCATTTCTCTATCATCGCTGATCATAACTACAGCGAGTAA
- a CDS encoding helix-turn-helix domain-containing protein — MERNDEKQTAWDFVENTGRSIFLTGKAGTGKTTFLKKVVEQSRKRPIVVAPTGVAAINAGGVTIHSFFQLPFSPFVPGAKVESKFDFGREKRKIISSIDLLIIDEISMVRADLLDAIDSVLRRFRDHALPFGGVQLLMIGDLAQLTPVVTPEDERMLKPYYDTPYFFGSKALQQIDYVTIQLEKVYRQQDESFVSLLNEVRNGHPSAETLKSLNSRVLDAKYGRSDSQPPNLGGLGAIRLTTHNNLANSYNESELRRLPGPSYHFRAEVKGTFPDYSYPTAETLELKQGAQVMFIKNDASAEHRYYNGRIGRVVEIGDTRLSVYCEGDAEPIEVEPLEWENTRYTLNEKTREIEAEVQGTFKQLPLRLAWAITIHKSQGLTFDRAIIDANQSFAPGQVYVALSRCRTLEGLVLASPLQAHAIINDERVDQYIAQQEYQAERSIAQLPLLKQEYERYLLLQLFDFRQLLFLQETMVRIFAEFFYHSHASLKQLHDQTLQDVQQKVMMVASKWQQKIQAMPIGQLRDADFLERVKRSADYFADELNNIFAKPLELTGKVETGNKQASRRLSNALSDERQTWLSRLYLLKKIAEYGFTVSGYLKEKQMSMLDAIDADMPEKGQKRKQRTKKASVSAQPAPKKPKTWEVSLGLYLQGKKPEEIAQERELTVGTILGHLARYLDSGEVSLNALVAPEHQQNIMAVIHKIGTADGTTAIKNLCQPDVTYDEIRLMMDRMRTK; from the coding sequence ATGGAGCGTAACGACGAAAAACAGACAGCATGGGATTTTGTGGAGAACACAGGACGTAGTATTTTCCTCACGGGTAAGGCCGGAACCGGCAAGACTACTTTCCTGAAAAAAGTGGTAGAACAGTCGCGCAAGCGTCCTATCGTTGTGGCTCCTACAGGCGTGGCAGCCATCAATGCCGGCGGTGTGACGATCCATTCGTTTTTCCAGTTGCCCTTCTCACCGTTCGTGCCAGGAGCAAAGGTGGAGAGCAAGTTTGATTTCGGGCGTGAGAAACGCAAAATCATTTCTTCTATCGACTTGTTGATCATCGACGAGATTTCGATGGTACGTGCCGATCTGCTGGATGCTATTGATAGTGTGCTTCGTCGTTTTCGCGACCATGCCCTTCCCTTTGGCGGTGTACAGTTGCTGATGATTGGCGATCTGGCTCAGCTGACCCCAGTGGTGACGCCCGAGGACGAGCGGATGTTGAAGCCCTACTACGATACTCCCTATTTCTTCGGTTCAAAAGCACTGCAACAGATAGACTATGTAACCATTCAGTTGGAGAAAGTCTATCGTCAGCAGGATGAGTCGTTCGTATCGCTGCTTAATGAAGTGCGCAACGGACATCCCTCGGCAGAGACGCTGAAATCCTTAAACTCTCGTGTTCTGGATGCCAAGTATGGTCGTTCAGACTCCCAACCCCCTAACTTAGGGGGCTTAGGGGCTATCCGACTGACCACTCACAACAACTTGGCCAATTCATACAATGAGTCTGAGTTGAGGCGACTGCCAGGCCCTTCTTATCATTTCCGTGCCGAGGTGAAAGGCACTTTTCCTGATTATTCTTATCCAACAGCGGAGACGCTGGAACTGAAGCAGGGAGCGCAGGTGATGTTTATAAAGAACGATGCATCGGCCGAACACAGATACTATAACGGGCGTATCGGTAGGGTGGTAGAGATTGGCGATACCCGTCTCTCTGTTTATTGTGAGGGTGATGCTGAACCGATCGAAGTGGAACCATTGGAATGGGAGAATACCCGCTATACCCTGAACGAGAAAACGCGTGAGATAGAGGCCGAGGTGCAGGGAACTTTCAAGCAGTTGCCCTTGCGACTGGCATGGGCTATTACTATTCATAAGAGTCAGGGATTGACCTTCGACCGTGCCATCATTGATGCCAACCAATCGTTTGCTCCCGGTCAGGTGTATGTGGCCTTGAGTCGTTGCCGCACCCTCGAAGGTCTTGTATTGGCCTCGCCCCTTCAGGCGCATGCCATCATCAACGATGAGCGGGTGGATCAGTATATTGCTCAGCAGGAATATCAGGCTGAACGAAGTATTGCCCAACTGCCTTTGCTGAAACAGGAATATGAGCGCTATCTGTTGCTACAACTTTTCGATTTCCGGCAATTGTTGTTCTTACAGGAAACGATGGTACGTATTTTCGCAGAGTTCTTTTATCACAGTCATGCTTCACTGAAGCAGTTGCATGACCAGACCTTGCAGGATGTTCAGCAGAAAGTGATGATGGTTGCCTCGAAGTGGCAGCAGAAAATCCAGGCGATGCCCATTGGGCAGTTGCGTGATGCCGACTTTCTGGAGCGAGTGAAGCGTAGTGCCGACTATTTTGCCGACGAACTGAATAATATCTTTGCTAAGCCCCTGGAACTCACGGGCAAGGTGGAAACAGGAAACAAACAGGCTTCGCGCCGACTGAGTAATGCCTTGAGCGATGAGCGACAGACATGGCTCTCGCGCCTTTATCTGCTGAAGAAGATTGCCGAATATGGGTTTACTGTTAGTGGCTATCTGAAGGAAAAGCAAATGTCAATGCTCGATGCCATTGATGCTGATATGCCGGAGAAAGGACAAAAACGGAAACAGAGAACGAAGAAAGCTTCTGTAAGTGCGCAGCCAGCCCCGAAGAAACCCAAAACTTGGGAGGTGAGCCTTGGCCTTTATCTGCAGGGAAAGAAACCGGAGGAGATTGCACAGGAACGTGAACTGACCGTTGGCACTATTCTGGGACACCTGGCCCGATATCTGGATTCTGGCGAGGTTTCGCTCAATGCGCTTGTGGCGCCTGAACATCAGCAGAATATAATGGCAGTCATCCATAAAATAGGGACTGCCGACGGCACCACTGCTATTAAAAATCTTTGTCAGCCCGATGTCACCTATGACGAGATACGACTGATGATGGACCGTATGAGAACTAAATAG
- a CDS encoding YraN family protein encodes MTAKEIFELRKSKRVKEAYEAARQLYASDKSPYASSAMFWTAVDKLKQCIEEENNDEAAKIMKALERLFPNVPDHDGWVKSAFERCERLITNSHNKKNGYNEIAEHSQMGIWGEEVAADYLREKGFIILERDWHSGHRDLDIIARKDEFIVFVEVKTRRNIKFSTPEQAVDWQKRRNLRFAINHYIKFRRIADPIRFDIVTVVGEMGLPHPIITHFEDVEIMR; translated from the coding sequence ATGACCGCCAAAGAGATATTTGAACTTCGCAAAAGCAAACGGGTGAAAGAAGCTTACGAAGCCGCCCGCCAACTATATGCCTCAGACAAGAGTCCTTATGCCTCATCGGCTATGTTCTGGACTGCTGTCGATAAACTCAAGCAATGCATTGAAGAGGAAAACAACGACGAGGCAGCAAAAATCATGAAAGCCTTGGAACGCCTGTTTCCCAATGTGCCCGACCATGACGGATGGGTGAAAAGTGCCTTTGAACGCTGTGAGCGACTCATCACGAATAGCCACAACAAAAAGAACGGCTACAATGAGATAGCCGAACACTCACAGATGGGCATCTGGGGCGAGGAGGTGGCTGCCGACTACTTGCGCGAAAAGGGATTTATCATTTTGGAACGCGACTGGCATTCAGGCCATCGCGATCTCGACATCATTGCCCGAAAGGATGAATTCATTGTTTTCGTTGAAGTGAAGACACGCCGCAACATCAAATTTTCCACACCCGAGCAAGCTGTTGACTGGCAAAAACGACGCAACCTTCGCTTTGCCATCAACCACTATATTAAATTCCGCAGAATAGCTGATCCCATTCGTTTCGACATTGTCACCGTTGTAGGAGAAATGGGACTTCCCCACCCCATCATCACTCATTTTGAGGATGTTGAAATCATGAGATAA